A region of Massilia sp. WG5 DNA encodes the following proteins:
- the crtY gene encoding lycopene beta-cyclase CrtY has protein sequence MSAWDLILAGGGLANGLIAWRLRTQHPGLRILLLEQGERLGGNHTWSFHDADLDAAQRAWIAPLVSRRWPRYEVAFPDYVRSLEGGYASIASSDFARVIEAALGPALRLGARIAAVGPSRVELADGEVLEARAVIDGRGMRASPRLALGWQTFLGQEVLLAAPHGLQHPVIMDASVEQQGGYRFVYVLPFDTRRLLIEDTHYVDSDAWEPGRLRANIAEYARARGWRIAEVLREEEGRLPIVLAGDFDAYWDDLAGQPSVGLRAGLFHSTTGYSLPHAVRLAERIAAMRELDAATLFAAIRDEAAQEWRRQRFFRLLNRMLFLAGSPDRRWRVMQRFYRLPASLVAHFYAGRLSWRDKARLLSGKPPVPVGQAFAAACKIHPHQIGKAE, from the coding sequence ATGAGCGCCTGGGACCTGATCCTGGCCGGCGGCGGCCTGGCGAACGGCCTGATCGCCTGGCGCCTGCGGACGCAGCATCCCGGCCTGCGCATCCTGCTGCTCGAGCAGGGCGAACGCCTGGGCGGCAACCACACCTGGTCCTTCCACGACGCCGACCTCGACGCCGCGCAGCGGGCCTGGATCGCGCCGCTGGTGTCGCGACGCTGGCCGCGCTACGAGGTCGCGTTCCCGGACTACGTGCGCAGCCTGGAGGGCGGCTACGCCAGCATCGCCTCGAGCGATTTTGCGCGCGTCATCGAAGCGGCGCTGGGACCGGCGCTGCGGCTGGGGGCGCGCATCGCCGCGGTCGGCCCGAGCCGGGTCGAACTGGCGGACGGCGAGGTGCTGGAGGCGCGCGCCGTGATCGACGGCCGCGGCATGCGCGCCAGTCCGCGCCTGGCGCTGGGCTGGCAGACCTTCCTCGGCCAGGAGGTGCTGCTGGCGGCGCCGCATGGACTGCAGCATCCCGTCATCATGGACGCCAGCGTGGAACAGCAGGGCGGCTACCGCTTCGTCTACGTGCTGCCCTTCGATACGCGGCGCCTGCTGATCGAGGATACCCACTATGTCGACAGCGATGCCTGGGAGCCCGGGCGCCTGCGCGCCAACATCGCCGAGTATGCGCGCGCGCGCGGCTGGCGCATCGCCGAGGTCTTGCGCGAGGAGGAGGGCAGGCTGCCGATCGTGCTGGCCGGCGACTTCGACGCCTACTGGGACGACCTGGCCGGCCAGCCCAGCGTGGGCCTGCGCGCCGGGCTGTTCCACTCGACCACCGGCTACTCGCTGCCGCATGCGGTGCGGCTCGCCGAGCGCATCGCCGCCATGCGCGAGCTCGACGCCGCCACGCTGTTCGCCGCGATCCGCGACGAGGCGGCGCAGGAATGGCGGCGCCAGCGCTTCTTCCGGCTGCTGAACCGCATGCTGTTCCTGGCCGGCAGTCCGGACCGCCGCTGGCGCGTGATGCAGCGTTTCTACCGCCTGCCGGCGTCCCTGGTTGCGCATTTCTACGCGGGCCGCCTGAGTTGGCGGGACAAGGCGCGTCTCCTGTCCGGCAAGCCGCCGGTGCCCGTGGGCCAGGCCTTTGCCGCCGCCTGCAAGATCCACCCTCACCAGATCGGGAAAGCAGAATGA
- a CDS encoding phytoene desaturase — MNARNIEPRRAVVIGAGFGGLALAIRLQAGGIQTTLLEGRDKPGGRAYVYEDQGFVFDAGPTVITDPSCIEELFALAGKRIADYVEMLPVAPFYRLCWEDGSHFDYANDQEALDRQIHARNPADVAGYRRFLAYSKAVFAEGYLKLGAVPFLSFRDMIAAGPQLARLQAWRSVYGIVARFIQDEQLRQAFSFHSLLVGGNPFATSSIYTLIHALEREWGVWFPRGGTGALVRALVRLFEDIGGRIELNAPAARIEAGDARVTGVRLEDGRLFEADAVASNADVVHTYAKLLGRHPRGAAQGEALAKKRFSNSLFVLYFGLDHHHSQLRHHTVCFGPRYRELIRDIFRGETLAEDFSLYLHAPCVTDPSLAPPGCGSHYVLAPVPHLGNAPIDWEAEGPKYRERIFDYLEQRYMPGLRSQLVTSRIFTPLDFRDQLNAHHGSAFSLEPLLTQSAWFRPHNRDADLANLYLVGAGTHPGAGVPGVIGSAKATAGLMLQAMWEGVRA; from the coding sequence ATGAACGCAAGGAACATCGAACCGCGCCGCGCGGTGGTCATCGGCGCCGGCTTCGGCGGGCTGGCGCTGGCCATCCGCCTGCAGGCCGGCGGCATCCAGACCACGCTGCTGGAAGGACGCGACAAGCCGGGCGGCCGCGCCTACGTCTACGAGGACCAGGGCTTCGTGTTCGACGCCGGACCCACCGTCATCACCGATCCCTCCTGCATCGAAGAGCTGTTCGCCCTGGCCGGCAAGCGCATCGCGGACTACGTCGAGATGCTGCCGGTGGCGCCTTTCTACCGCCTGTGCTGGGAAGACGGCAGCCACTTCGACTACGCCAACGACCAGGAGGCGCTGGACCGCCAGATCCACGCGCGCAACCCGGCCGACGTCGCGGGCTACCGGCGCTTCCTGGCGTATTCGAAGGCGGTGTTCGCGGAGGGCTACCTGAAGCTGGGTGCGGTGCCGTTCCTCTCGTTCCGCGACATGATCGCCGCCGGCCCGCAGCTGGCGCGCCTGCAGGCCTGGCGCAGCGTGTACGGCATCGTCGCGCGCTTCATCCAGGACGAGCAGCTGCGCCAGGCCTTCTCGTTCCACTCCCTGCTGGTGGGCGGCAATCCGTTCGCCACGTCTTCGATCTACACCCTGATCCACGCGCTGGAACGCGAGTGGGGCGTGTGGTTCCCGCGCGGCGGCACCGGCGCGCTGGTGCGCGCGCTGGTGCGCCTGTTCGAGGACATCGGCGGGCGCATCGAACTGAATGCGCCGGCGGCCCGCATCGAGGCCGGCGATGCCCGCGTGACGGGCGTGCGGCTCGAGGATGGGCGCCTGTTCGAGGCCGACGCCGTGGCCTCGAACGCCGACGTGGTCCACACCTACGCCAAGCTGCTGGGCCGGCATCCGCGCGGCGCGGCGCAGGGCGAAGCGCTGGCGAAGAAGCGTTTCAGCAATTCGCTGTTCGTGCTCTACTTCGGCCTCGACCATCATCACAGCCAGCTGCGGCACCACACGGTCTGCTTCGGGCCGCGCTACCGCGAACTGATCCGGGACATCTTCAGGGGCGAGACCCTGGCCGAGGACTTCTCGCTCTACCTGCATGCGCCCTGCGTGACCGACCCGTCGCTGGCGCCGCCCGGCTGCGGCAGCCACTACGTGCTGGCGCCGGTGCCGCACCTGGGCAATGCCCCGATCGACTGGGAGGCCGAAGGGCCGAAGTACCGCGAGCGCATCTTCGATTACCTGGAGCAGCGCTACATGCCGGGCCTGCGCAGCCAGCTCGTCACCAGCCGCATCTTCACGCCGCTGGACTTCCGCGACCAGCTCAATGCCCACCACGGCTCGGCCTTCTCGCTCGAACCGCTGCTGACCCAGAGCGCCTGGTTCCGCCCGCACAACCGCGACGCCGACCTCGCCAACCTCTACCTGG